A genomic window from Archaeoglobus profundus DSM 5631 includes:
- a CDS encoding DUF2258 domain-containing protein, which yields MAEMRLNTGLVIVGAYADKVRRTLFAQLKDKIKAKEIDSKMVAKAAGDLNKLLYEIFVNRLKLDKGDVVRIVVDYDVRDGEVVWDLDSLKIEVFKRIPEEEYAEIVRESVKRIEELEEVEEVRMRIERVGKTDLGDVVYEVRVGDEKVGALVLTPLNGEGIVRGALLRPNPVIIERVKVSMENLEEELLKVVEEKGRVTEEEEARRIIEDIERMKA from the coding sequence ATGGCCGAGATGAGATTGAATACTGGATTGGTCATAGTCGGTGCTTATGCAGATAAGGTCAGAAGAACACTCTTTGCCCAATTGAAGGACAAGATTAAGGCTAAGGAGATAGATTCCAAGATGGTTGCAAAGGCTGCAGGAGATTTGAACAAGCTACTCTACGAGATATTTGTGAACAGGCTTAAGCTGGATAAGGGCGATGTAGTAAGGATAGTTGTGGATTATGACGTTAGAGATGGTGAGGTCGTTTGGGATCTAGACTCTCTAAAGATAGAAGTTTTCAAGAGAATACCAGAAGAAGAGTATGCCGAAATCGTTAGGGAGAGCGTTAAGAGAATTGAGGAGCTTGAGGAGGTTGAAGAGGTTAGAATGAGAATTGAAAGAGTAGGTAAGACCGATTTGGGCGATGTTGTTTATGAGGTAAGGGTTGGGGATGAGAAGGTAGGAGCTTTGGTTCTAACTCCATTAAATGGGGAAGGTATAGTTAGAGGTGCTTTGTTAAGGCCGAATCCAGTTATTATAGAGAGGGTTAAGGTTAGCATGGAGAACTTGGAGGAAGAGCTTTTGAAGGTCGTTGAGGAGAAGGGAAGAGTTACAGAGGAGGAAGAAGCTAGAAGGATTATTGAGGATATAGAAAGGATGAAGGCTTAA
- a CDS encoding RNA-guided endonuclease InsQ/TnpB family protein yields the protein MVRFDLKELYHIHRVYEEKRRRIQKLSKTKPKTAKKLVQKYSKRERNRSRDLMHKITTTVARELASIKHGAILEDLRNIKERILNGSKDLNRKLSKWNCRTFQFMLEYKLKWFGLPVKYVNPSNSSKTCPVCSGRLSAYRGRLMKCKCGLVLDRDVIACLNLRMWGSGVTPKGDEPLKVSSFKGDVSQSLHRLTNAYVG from the coding sequence ATTGTCAGATTCGATTTGAAGGAGCTTTACCACATCCACAGAGTTTACGAGGAAAAGAGAAGAAGAATTCAAAAACTAAGCAAAACAAAACCAAAAACTGCTAAAAAGCTTGTGCAGAAGTATTCTAAAAGAGAAAGAAATCGTTCGAGAGATTTGATGCACAAAATAACAACTACAGTTGCAAGAGAACTCGCATCGATAAAGCATGGTGCAATCTTAGAAGATCTTAGAAACATCAAGGAGAGAATCCTTAATGGTAGCAAAGACTTAAACCGTAAGCTCTCTAAGTGGAATTGTAGAACTTTCCAGTTCATGCTCGAATACAAGTTAAAATGGTTCGGCTTGCCTGTCAAATACGTCAACCCTTCAAATTCATCTAAAACCTGTCCCGTCTGTTCAGGCAGATTATCTGCCTATCGGGGCAGGTTGATGAAATGTAAGTGTGGACTCGTCCTTGATAGAGACGTTATCGCTTGCCTCAACCTTCGGATGTGGGGCTCCGGGGTTACCCCGAAGGGGGACGAGCCCTTGAAGGTTTCATCCTTCAAGGGTGATGTGTCTCAAAGCCTACATAGGCTTACTAATGCCTATGTAGGCTGA
- a CDS encoding SPOUT family RNA methylase: MLLVKTLRGMEYIAADHIREKLGDVKLEIRPSGFLGLIIVHSDEIEKIKDIPEIETIIPIKIVCKADVDDIVSKAEEIVKVAGEFKSFAIRTKKRGKKHSFTSADINIRLGAKIKELTNAEVDLEFPEKAIYVEIIGDNAYIGVIEGKEERRKYTPEKVDSRKLLSKISLVQMPYLEDISAAKEMGEKIGRSAQAFEVKELVIAPFGYVNAYELEAFIRGVRRGQFSRLEIQKKAYAREVREVPVYVQDLYQTARDKRRKNNILIVTDPVGKQIKDVKDDLKRDLKYADEVVVFMGSRQGIPKGIFRLADYVIDLAPYITFATEHAIPASIIALISVYEEVEESTD, from the coding sequence ATGTTGCTCGTTAAAACCTTAAGGGGAATGGAGTACATTGCAGCTGATCATATAAGGGAAAAATTGGGAGATGTTAAGCTGGAGATAAGACCTTCAGGTTTCTTGGGATTGATCATAGTTCACTCCGACGAAATCGAGAAGATCAAAGACATTCCAGAGATAGAGACGATAATTCCGATTAAGATAGTCTGCAAGGCTGATGTGGATGATATAGTTTCCAAGGCGGAGGAAATAGTTAAGGTTGCTGGAGAATTCAAGAGTTTTGCAATAAGAACTAAGAAGAGGGGTAAGAAACACAGCTTTACAAGTGCAGATATAAACATAAGGCTCGGAGCCAAAATTAAGGAGCTTACGAATGCGGAAGTCGATTTGGAGTTTCCAGAGAAAGCTATCTACGTTGAAATAATTGGCGACAACGCATACATAGGTGTTATTGAGGGTAAGGAAGAAAGGAGGAAGTACACGCCAGAGAAGGTAGATTCGAGAAAACTACTCAGCAAGATATCTCTCGTTCAGATGCCCTACTTGGAAGACATATCTGCCGCGAAGGAGATGGGTGAGAAGATAGGAAGGTCTGCACAGGCTTTTGAAGTTAAAGAGTTGGTAATAGCTCCCTTCGGCTATGTGAATGCTTACGAGCTCGAAGCTTTCATAAGGGGTGTTAGAAGGGGGCAGTTCTCCAGACTGGAAATTCAGAAAAAGGCTTACGCAAGAGAGGTCAGGGAAGTGCCAGTTTATGTGCAGGATCTCTATCAGACTGCAAGGGACAAGAGGAGGAAGAATAACATCTTAATAGTGACAGATCCCGTTGGAAAGCAGATTAAGGATGTCAAGGATGATTTGAAAAGAGATTTGAAGTATGCGGATGAGGTCGTGGTTTTCATGGGGAGCAGGCAGGGGATTCCGAAAGGTATCTTTAGGTTGGCAGATTACGTCATAGATTTGGCACCTTACATAACCTTTGCAACCGAACATGCGATTCCAGCAAGTATAATAGCTCTGATAAGCGTTTACGAGGAAGTGGAGGAGTCGACAGATTGA
- a CDS encoding AbrB/MazE/SpoVT family DNA-binding domain-containing protein — MIGKVGKKGEIYVPKKVRKEANLNPGDEVLVEVKGKELIIKKKESIVDVLMDEAVAKVSLDEMRSIREKVRKLLEI, encoded by the coding sequence ATGATTGGTAAAGTCGGAAAGAAAGGCGAGATATATGTGCCGAAAAAAGTCAGAAAAGAAGCCAATCTGAATCCTGGAGACGAAGTGCTGGTAGAAGTTAAAGGTAAGGAACTAATAATCAAGAAGAAAGAAAGCATTGTGGACGTGCTAATGGACGAAGCAGTTGCAAAAGTCTCACTCGATGAGATGCGGTCTATAAGAGAGAAAGTCCGCAAATTGCTGGAAATATGA
- a CDS encoding RNA-guided endonuclease InsQ/TnpB family protein — protein MELTLKMKVREKTKWKIQALRDAMDSFRQAVNDWIDVAWKHKITDRTLHSLAYKKLREKYPNLYSNSLQDAMNWAIQIVKTELKVNPDVKPKFDSFMISFKNVDFKFENDGFVIPLNGKRVYVPVYVPKKYYKWLVNGKFGRLYFKEEDGEIYAYLTVKVEDKPAYEPKLWFGVDLGVQNLVVVADNKGREVLRFDGETVNHYKELLEKERARRQRRQMKYLNNRKFRLGSKHRNFSKYINHIIAKEIVRKAKEYQACIVLEKLRGVKRRSAKMPKWVRKLLHRWSYHDLIQKIKYKAKLEGVPVIEVSPRNTSKTCSECGYVYKRFKNQRLFHCPNCGLIIDRDLNASTNIARKGMKEFNKRAFLPALKGEASSPQRR, from the coding sequence ATGGAACTTACGCTTAAGATGAAAGTTAGAGAAAAGACGAAGTGGAAAATTCAAGCTCTAAGGGATGCAATGGATTCGTTTAGGCAAGCAGTCAATGACTGGATAGATGTAGCTTGGAAACACAAGATTACGGACAGAACATTACACTCTTTAGCTTATAAAAAGTTAAGAGAAAAGTATCCTAATTTGTATTCGAATTCATTGCAAGATGCAATGAATTGGGCTATACAGATTGTCAAGACAGAACTGAAAGTCAATCCAGACGTGAAGCCGAAATTCGATTCGTTCATGATTTCGTTCAAGAATGTTGATTTTAAATTTGAAAACGACGGTTTCGTTATACCGTTAAACGGTAAAAGGGTTTACGTTCCAGTCTACGTTCCCAAAAAGTATTATAAGTGGTTAGTCAATGGAAAATTTGGTCGCTTATACTTCAAGGAAGAAGACGGAGAAATTTACGCCTACTTGACGGTTAAAGTAGAAGACAAACCTGCCTACGAACCGAAATTGTGGTTTGGTGTAGATTTGGGTGTTCAAAACCTTGTAGTAGTTGCGGATAATAAGGGTAGAGAGGTTCTAAGGTTTGATGGAGAAACTGTTAACCACTATAAAGAATTGTTAGAGAAGGAAAGAGCGAGAAGGCAGAGAAGACAGATGAAATATCTGAATAACAGAAAATTTAGATTGGGTAGTAAACACAGAAATTTCTCCAAATACATTAACCATATCATAGCTAAGGAAATCGTTAGAAAGGCTAAAGAATATCAAGCTTGTATAGTTTTAGAAAAGCTTAGAGGAGTAAAGAGGAGAAGTGCAAAGATGCCTAAATGGGTTAGAAAATTGCTTCACAGATGGAGCTACCACGATTTAATCCAGAAGATAAAGTATAAGGCTAAGCTCGAAGGTGTTCCAGTAATAGAGGTCTCCCCAAGAAATACGTCAAAAACTTGCTCAGAATGTGGTTACGTCTATAAGCGTTTCAAAAATCAGAGATTGTTTCATTGTCCCAACTGTGGCTTAATTATCGATAGAGATTTAAACGCTTCAACCAATATTGCAAGAAAAGGAATGAAAGAATTTAATAAGCGGGCTTTCCTCCCCGCCTTAAAAGGCGAGGCTTCCAGCCCGCAAAGACGGTGA